A single genomic interval of Asinibacterium sp. OR53 harbors:
- the paaE gene encoding 1,2-phenylacetyl-CoA epoxidase subunit PaaE, protein MSSHFHPLAVKEIRKETNDCVSIRFDIPDPLKPIFQYKQGQHITLRAFVNGQELRRSYSLCSSPLDCDEFRIAVKKIDQGLFSAFANEQLKVGDVLELMPPMGNFFTELHPTHHKQYVAFAAGSGITPLFSTIKTVLRTEPNSSFTLIYGNRNRHSIIFREELEGLKNKYIDRLQIVYILSREKTDAPINAGHIDEAKCKLLFDKIIDVYSTDEFFICGPEAMIFTVKEQLEKAGVAKKKIHFELFSSPGQSTTVAVREASTKESQAKSKITVRLDGVSFDFDLGYDEEAILDAALKQGADLPYSCKGGVCCTCRAKLVEGEVAMDVNYGLEPEELARGFILTCQSHPRSARLVVDFDAK, encoded by the coding sequence ATCCTTTAAAACCTATTTTTCAATACAAGCAAGGGCAGCATATCACGTTGCGTGCATTCGTGAACGGACAGGAACTCCGTCGTTCTTATTCGCTTTGCAGCTCTCCGCTTGACTGTGATGAGTTTCGCATTGCAGTGAAGAAGATAGACCAGGGCCTGTTTTCCGCTTTCGCCAATGAACAATTAAAAGTGGGCGATGTGCTGGAATTGATGCCTCCCATGGGTAATTTCTTTACCGAACTGCATCCTACGCATCATAAACAATACGTTGCTTTTGCAGCAGGCAGCGGTATTACGCCCCTGTTCTCCACCATTAAAACCGTATTGCGCACTGAGCCCAACAGCAGCTTCACATTGATATATGGCAACCGAAACAGGCATTCCATTATTTTCAGGGAAGAGCTGGAAGGACTAAAAAACAAATACATTGATCGTTTGCAGATCGTTTATATACTCTCCCGCGAAAAAACAGACGCGCCCATCAATGCAGGACATATCGATGAAGCAAAATGCAAGCTGCTCTTTGATAAAATAATCGATGTATACAGCACCGATGAATTTTTTATCTGTGGTCCGGAAGCCATGATCTTTACCGTGAAAGAACAACTGGAAAAAGCCGGTGTTGCCAAAAAGAAAATTCATTTTGAATTGTTCTCTTCACCGGGTCAGTCAACAACTGTTGCCGTCAGGGAAGCAAGCACGAAAGAAAGCCAGGCAAAGAGTAAGATCACTGTAAGGCTCGATGGCGTAAGTTTTGATTTCGATCTCGGCTACGACGAAGAAGCCATACTGGACGCCGCTTTGAAGCAAGGCGCCGACCTCCCATACTCCTGCAAAGGCGGTGTATGTTGCACCTGCCGTGCCAAACTGGTGGAAGGAGAAGTAGCCATGGATGTTAACTACGGACTGGAACCGGAAGAACTGGCGCGCGGCTTTATTCTTACCTGCCAGTCGCACCCAAGATCGGCCAGGCTGGTAGTGGATTTCGATGCCAAGTGA
- a CDS encoding GDSL-type esterase/lipase family protein codes for MKKSFLFLLTFFSGLLLTAQVPFQGEINAFKKADSIKAPLPGSILFVGSSSFRKWQDVQAYFPGYRIINRGFGGSALPDLIHFAPDVIYAYKPSQIVIYCGDNDLAASDTVTAQMVLKRFKQLFGMIRHTLGEVPVAYVSIKPSPSRWHLEPAISAANRLIAQFMAKQRKATFIDIHRPMLREDGIVNGALFTSDSLHMNEKGYKLWQGIIRPHLKKG; via the coding sequence ATGAAAAAATCATTTCTTTTTTTACTGACTTTTTTTTCCGGACTGTTGTTGACAGCACAAGTTCCTTTCCAGGGAGAGATTAATGCGTTTAAAAAAGCAGACAGTATCAAGGCGCCTTTGCCAGGCAGTATTTTATTTGTAGGTAGTTCCTCCTTCCGCAAATGGCAGGATGTGCAAGCGTATTTTCCCGGCTATCGTATTATCAACCGGGGCTTTGGAGGTTCTGCATTGCCCGACCTTATTCATTTTGCACCAGATGTTATCTATGCTTACAAGCCTTCACAAATTGTTATCTATTGTGGCGATAACGACCTGGCCGCATCGGATACGGTAACAGCGCAGATGGTATTAAAAAGGTTTAAGCAATTGTTTGGTATGATCAGGCATACATTGGGTGAAGTACCCGTAGCGTATGTATCTATCAAACCCAGTCCCAGCCGCTGGCACCTGGAGCCTGCGATCAGCGCAGCCAATCGTTTGATCGCGCAGTTCATGGCCAAACAACGCAAAGCAACATTTATTGATATTCATCGTCCCATGCTGCGCGAAGATGGAATTGTTAACGGCGCATTATTTACCAGCGACAGTTTGCACATGAATGAAAAGGGATACAAGTTATGGCAGGGCATCATCCGGCCTCATTTGAAAAAAGGATGA